The Pyxicephalus adspersus chromosome 1, UCB_Pads_2.0, whole genome shotgun sequence sequence CTATCTTGTATATGGAcaactacatttttaaagcaaaagaagAAGCTATTTACACAAGTTTAATTTTTGGGTAACAGACAAACAGAAGCatacttatacattttttttttttttttacaaatttgtcaGACAAGGACAAAAAGGTTAGGACAAGGGTATAGAAACCAAATAAGAAATTTATTGATAGGACTTATACCCCTTAAACTTCAGTGATTTAGAAATTTATTTAATACTTTAAGAAGTCAATTGACAGACCCATGATGATTCCttaatataagtatattttttgtgATCAGTCTTCTATAAAATTGTGCTAATGTTACATTCTtacacacaaacaaaataaaaataaaccctttTAAGGCAATTATGGGACAAGAATGAAACAATTGCTCATTAGTTTAACTCATATTGCAAATGATTTAAAAGCTACAGGTTATGTTATTTAAAATTCACAATACAAAAGGagaacaagtgtttttttttttttgctaacataGATTATCTGCAAGAGTGTTAACGCAGCATCTTAAAGAGAGCTTGTTTTCAGCACCACTCCATCATTTGATTTACATCAATATGCATTATATTCAGAACAATTTCTAATTTGCAGGAAAGGGAATGCTGGCTTCTGTTGTCTGTTTAAACAAGGGATCCTCTTGATAGAACTCACTgcccttattttttaaaatgctgtataAGTCCTGCTGAAGCACTTTTAAATTGCTCTTCAGTTCCTCCATAATCCTTTTCACCTCTTTTCGTTCCTTGTGCAGTCCTTCCCTCTCTGTCCTCAACTGCTCTATTTCCTTTTCCAAGATGGCAATGTTCTCCATCTTGCGCTTACGGCAATTTTGAGCAGCTACTTTATTCTTCCCCCGTCTGCGAATGTCCCTGACCAATGCCAGCTGTGTCTCTGTTAATGAGTAGCGTGACAGAAGTTCATTAAAGTCTTCCACTGGTAGATTGATGATTCTTTCTATAGCAAATGGAATTTGCATAGCGACTGCccttcgctcatccctactgcagACCAGTTCTTGAGTTTGCGATGTAATGTAGGATTGGGTTTCACATGGGTTGTGTTCCATAAAAGACTGTGTGAGGTTTGTAGCTATATACTGGTTTTGATAAACATGTGGAGGAATTATTTCCATAAAGTCTGACTGCAGCCTCTGTGTATCAATGTTCTCTATTTCAATGGATTCACCATCACTGAAGTTCAAAGATAAGCCAGAATCTGATTCAAAATCATCTTGGCTTTTACAGGGCTGGTGTAGGTTATTGACATCATTCAGACAAGCCTCTTGCATAGCAATGTGGTCTGGGGCACTCATCCCATTCGTATGCGCCTGTTTTGAAGTATAGTGATTTATGGCACCCATCTGAGAGACATTTGACATCAACATTCCTGTGTAGGATGTTGGGCAATATTCAGAAGCCAAAGAAAAAGTGGGCACTTGCTGAGCCTGAGGAGAAATGGGGTCCACATAATGTCGATCAAAGTTTGGCATGCCCTGGTTTACATTTGGTACTAAACTATCTCTTGGGTTATTGCCAAGACTGCATCCAAAATATGGCACTGTGGGTGGATGACATCCATATTCAGTATTATAAGCAGAATCTTGGTCCATATCCAGCCCCTAAATGAAACAAGAAAGAATAATGATTATTTGTCTATGAAGCACTTGAGTAACGCCAATCAATATGTTGTATGAAGTCAAGATCAACTGGACTATTCTCA is a genomic window containing:
- the NFE2 gene encoding transcription factor NF-E2 45 kDa subunit isoform X1, which produces MCIILDSLSLEKLQLTIEALRHRRLKKYCKRSWLDDFTMLSALYRRSQSGTVLPYMGEQCTQGEMDLTWQEIMSITELQGLDMDQDSAYNTEYGCHPPTVPYFGCSLGNNPRDSLVPNVNQGMPNFDRHYVDPISPQAQQVPTFSLASEYCPTSYTGMLMSNVSQMGAINHYTSKQAHTNGMSAPDHIAMQEACLNDVNNLHQPCKSQDDFESDSGLSLNFSDGESIEIENIDTQRLQSDFMEIIPPHVYQNQYIATNLTQSFMEHNPCETQSYITSQTQELVCSRDERRAVAMQIPFAIERIINLPVEDFNELLSRYSLTETQLALVRDIRRRGKNKVAAQNCRKRKMENIAILEKEIEQLRTEREGLHKERKEVKRIMEELKSNLKVLQQDLYSILKNKGSEFYQEDPLFKQTTEASIPFPAN
- the NFE2 gene encoding transcription factor NF-E2 45 kDa subunit isoform X2, yielding MDQDSAYNTEYGCHPPTVPYFGCSLGNNPRDSLVPNVNQGMPNFDRHYVDPISPQAQQVPTFSLASEYCPTSYTGMLMSNVSQMGAINHYTSKQAHTNGMSAPDHIAMQEACLNDVNNLHQPCKSQDDFESDSGLSLNFSDGESIEIENIDTQRLQSDFMEIIPPHVYQNQYIATNLTQSFMEHNPCETQSYITSQTQELVCSRDERRAVAMQIPFAIERIINLPVEDFNELLSRYSLTETQLALVRDIRRRGKNKVAAQNCRKRKMENIAILEKEIEQLRTEREGLHKERKEVKRIMEELKSNLKVLQQDLYSILKNKGSEFYQEDPLFKQTTEASIPFPAN